One window from the genome of Crassostrea angulata isolate pt1a10 chromosome 2, ASM2561291v2, whole genome shotgun sequence encodes:
- the LOC128171874 gene encoding hemicentin-2-like isoform X1, whose protein sequence is MRTNGGGGTARTVSLGLVVCGGILHLCAFVSVSVYHELRIRHLEQQNGQQNVHFEYVTSGIDGNRIKRAVETKESERELIRSILSQVADFLKADDTERARKLRQSGTSGNEMAQIFEQLANSELAIFNKYCGQNSTICLPGPKGEKGNAGITGNPGTQGAPGIPGEKGSKGDGGAPGLQGQKGEPGMLGFPGVKGEKGDLGVPGSSGPAGVKGEKGDKGDMGLQGQPGKDGAPGPQGVKGDKGRVGDPGMLGQKGDRGDFGPPGIPGAKGQAGFPGLKGDKGEAGGSGLPGPPGIQGEKGEPGPKGEAVAVQPALQTSTCCDSLERPYFNQTSQVINALEGTSVSLHCDAHGHPKPTVEWTMTSRNGSRTVMTLSNQDTLNIMNLDPYKDYGTYTCTASSALGEESKTVQLNVYQHIKIVDHIANHSLLVGQNVMFECKFDGDPKPAVTWYHVDKNGAKTQITNGIISIPEGSQLQLPSVGVSDKGEYVCEANNGIETMSQHAFLVTEGPPSVLQQGPVTALVGHNIKLHCDVEGDPKPTTSWIAPPNVNNAYEDKNGDLILLNVQTGDAGAYICKASNSFGTASSVVTLVVHGPGKAEIAGSHLVPIEPTSTNFAIDCKASGEPPLNVQWYHDGTPVSPDPTHVVLPDNTLLVLSVQRPADYGRYMCVATNLYGSDNATAFVYEDKGTTTCDAPFTPCPGKLCGAKCPAGCQQVVVDGTTSFPASDPVCLRGLQSGAIRNNGGVVTWTTSGSTATIQVP, encoded by the exons ATGCGGACCAATGGCGGCGGCGGGACGGCACGGACCGTGTCCCTGGGACTAGTGGTGTGTGGGGGGATCCTCCATCTGTGTGCCTTTGTCAGTGTGTCTGTGTATCACGAGTTACGGATCCGTCACTTAGAG CAGCAAAATGGACAGCAAAATGTTCACTTTGAATACGTCACTAGCGGCATCGATGGAAACCGAATCAAAAGAGCAGTGGAG ACAAAAGAAAGTGAGAGGGAACTCATTCGTAGTATCTTGAGCCAGGTCGCCGATTTCTTAAAAGCAGACGACACCGAAAGGGCGCGAAAACTCCGCCAATCGGGAACATCTGGTAACGAAATGGCGCAAATATTTGAACAGCTTGCGAACTCCGAG CTGGCCATTTTCAACAAGTACTGTGGACAAAATAGTACAATATGTCTGCCAG GTCCTAAGGGAGAGAAAGGAAATGCTGGGATAACCGGAAATCCAGGAACTCAGGGCGCCCCTGGAATTCCAGGTGAGAAG GGGTCGAAAGGTGATGGCGGTGCACCTGGTCTTCAAGGTCAAAAGGGCGAGCCCGGCATGCTTGGATTTCCAGGGGTCAAAGGTGAAAAGGGTGACCTTGGTGTGCCCGGATCTAGTGGACCAGCAGGGGTCAAGGGTGAGAAGGGTGATAAAGGTGACATGGGGTTACAGGGTCAACCCGGAAAAGACGGCGCCCCTGGACCTCAAGGGGTTAAAGGTGACAAAGGTCGCGTTGGTGACCCTGGGATGTTGGGACAGAAGGGCGATAGAGGAGACTTCGGGCCACCAGGAATCCCCGGGGCCAAAGGTCAGGCGGGCTTCCCCGGTTTGAAG GGAGACAAGGGAGAGGCAGGAGGTTCCGGTCTTCCAGGCCCTCCGGGAATTCAGGGGGAGAAGGGTGAGCCGGGACCCAAAGGCGAGGCGGTGGCTGTACAACCAGCTCTTCAAACATCTACCTGTTGTGACAGTTTag AAAGGCCTTATTTCAATCAAACATCTCAAGTCATCAATGCACTGGAGGGTACATCAGTATCACTGCATTGTGACGCCCATGGTCACCCAAAGCCAACTGTGGAATGGACGATGACCTCTAGAAATGGGTCAAGGACGGTAATGACCTTGAGCAATCAGGATACCCTAAATATCATGAACCTTGACCCCTACAAAGACTACGGTACCTACACGTGCACGGCGTCCAGTGCTCTGGGAGAAGAATCTAAAACAGTCCAGCTTAATGTCTACC agcaCATTAAAATAGTCGACCACATAGCCAACCATTCTCTGCTCGTCGGTCAAAACGTCATGTTTGAGTGCAAATTCGATGGTGACCCAAAGCCTGCGGTCACGTGGTATCACGTTGATAAAAATGGCGCGAAAACTCAAATCACGAACGGAATTATCAGTATTCCCGAGGGATCCCAGCTACAACTGCCGTCTGTCGGGGTGTCGGACAAAGGGGAATATGTGTGCGAGGCAAACAACGGGATAGAGACAATGTCACAACACGCCTTCCTGGTGACCGAGG GCCCGCCCTCGGTGTTACAGCAAGGACCTGTCACTGCCCTGGTCGGTCATAACATCAAGCTCCATTGTGACGTCGAGGGCGATCCCAAGCCTACCACCTCCTGGATAGCGCCG CCTAACGTAAACAACGCTTACGAGGATAAGAACGGGGACCTGATACTCCTGAACGTCCAGACTGGGGACGCCGGGGCCTACATCTGTAAGGCCAGCAACTCGTTCGGAACGGCCAGCTCTGTCGTTACCCTGGTGGTACATG GACCGGGTAAAGCAGAGATTGCGGGCTCCCACCTGGTCCCTATAGAACCAACCTCTACGAATTTCGCCATCGACTGCAAGGCGTCTGGCGAGCCACCACTTAACGTCCAGTGGTACCACGACGGTACCCCCGTGTCACCTGACCCCACCCACGTAGTATTGCCAGACAACACCCTGCTGGTGCTGTCGGTGCAGAGGCCGGCGGACTACGGACGGTACATGTGTGTCGCCACCAATTTGTACGGCTCCGATAACGCGACAGCCTTCG tATACGAGGACAAAGGAACAACAACATGCGATGCTCCATTCACTCCATGCCCCGGCAAACTCTGTGG AGCCAAATGCCCGGCTGGATGTCAGCAAGTAGTGGTGGATGGAACCACCTCATTTCCAGCG TCTGACCCCGTGTGTTTGAGAGGACTTCAGAGCGGGGCGATACGAAACAATGGCGGAGTTGTCACGTGGACAACATCCGGGTCTACCGCCACCATACAGGTGCCTTAA
- the LOC128171874 gene encoding hemicentin-2-like isoform X2 codes for MRTNGGGGTARTVSLGLVVCGGILHLCAFVSVSVYHELRIRHLEQNGQQNVHFEYVTSGIDGNRIKRAVETKESERELIRSILSQVADFLKADDTERARKLRQSGTSGNEMAQIFEQLANSELAIFNKYCGQNSTICLPGPKGEKGNAGITGNPGTQGAPGIPGEKGSKGDGGAPGLQGQKGEPGMLGFPGVKGEKGDLGVPGSSGPAGVKGEKGDKGDMGLQGQPGKDGAPGPQGVKGDKGRVGDPGMLGQKGDRGDFGPPGIPGAKGQAGFPGLKGDKGEAGGSGLPGPPGIQGEKGEPGPKGEAVAVQPALQTSTCCDSLERPYFNQTSQVINALEGTSVSLHCDAHGHPKPTVEWTMTSRNGSRTVMTLSNQDTLNIMNLDPYKDYGTYTCTASSALGEESKTVQLNVYQHIKIVDHIANHSLLVGQNVMFECKFDGDPKPAVTWYHVDKNGAKTQITNGIISIPEGSQLQLPSVGVSDKGEYVCEANNGIETMSQHAFLVTEGPPSVLQQGPVTALVGHNIKLHCDVEGDPKPTTSWIAPPNVNNAYEDKNGDLILLNVQTGDAGAYICKASNSFGTASSVVTLVVHGPGKAEIAGSHLVPIEPTSTNFAIDCKASGEPPLNVQWYHDGTPVSPDPTHVVLPDNTLLVLSVQRPADYGRYMCVATNLYGSDNATAFVYEDKGTTTCDAPFTPCPGKLCGAKCPAGCQQVVVDGTTSFPASDPVCLRGLQSGAIRNNGGVVTWTTSGSTATIQVP; via the exons ATGCGGACCAATGGCGGCGGCGGGACGGCACGGACCGTGTCCCTGGGACTAGTGGTGTGTGGGGGGATCCTCCATCTGTGTGCCTTTGTCAGTGTGTCTGTGTATCACGAGTTACGGATCCGTCACTTAGAG CAAAATGGACAGCAAAATGTTCACTTTGAATACGTCACTAGCGGCATCGATGGAAACCGAATCAAAAGAGCAGTGGAG ACAAAAGAAAGTGAGAGGGAACTCATTCGTAGTATCTTGAGCCAGGTCGCCGATTTCTTAAAAGCAGACGACACCGAAAGGGCGCGAAAACTCCGCCAATCGGGAACATCTGGTAACGAAATGGCGCAAATATTTGAACAGCTTGCGAACTCCGAG CTGGCCATTTTCAACAAGTACTGTGGACAAAATAGTACAATATGTCTGCCAG GTCCTAAGGGAGAGAAAGGAAATGCTGGGATAACCGGAAATCCAGGAACTCAGGGCGCCCCTGGAATTCCAGGTGAGAAG GGGTCGAAAGGTGATGGCGGTGCACCTGGTCTTCAAGGTCAAAAGGGCGAGCCCGGCATGCTTGGATTTCCAGGGGTCAAAGGTGAAAAGGGTGACCTTGGTGTGCCCGGATCTAGTGGACCAGCAGGGGTCAAGGGTGAGAAGGGTGATAAAGGTGACATGGGGTTACAGGGTCAACCCGGAAAAGACGGCGCCCCTGGACCTCAAGGGGTTAAAGGTGACAAAGGTCGCGTTGGTGACCCTGGGATGTTGGGACAGAAGGGCGATAGAGGAGACTTCGGGCCACCAGGAATCCCCGGGGCCAAAGGTCAGGCGGGCTTCCCCGGTTTGAAG GGAGACAAGGGAGAGGCAGGAGGTTCCGGTCTTCCAGGCCCTCCGGGAATTCAGGGGGAGAAGGGTGAGCCGGGACCCAAAGGCGAGGCGGTGGCTGTACAACCAGCTCTTCAAACATCTACCTGTTGTGACAGTTTag AAAGGCCTTATTTCAATCAAACATCTCAAGTCATCAATGCACTGGAGGGTACATCAGTATCACTGCATTGTGACGCCCATGGTCACCCAAAGCCAACTGTGGAATGGACGATGACCTCTAGAAATGGGTCAAGGACGGTAATGACCTTGAGCAATCAGGATACCCTAAATATCATGAACCTTGACCCCTACAAAGACTACGGTACCTACACGTGCACGGCGTCCAGTGCTCTGGGAGAAGAATCTAAAACAGTCCAGCTTAATGTCTACC agcaCATTAAAATAGTCGACCACATAGCCAACCATTCTCTGCTCGTCGGTCAAAACGTCATGTTTGAGTGCAAATTCGATGGTGACCCAAAGCCTGCGGTCACGTGGTATCACGTTGATAAAAATGGCGCGAAAACTCAAATCACGAACGGAATTATCAGTATTCCCGAGGGATCCCAGCTACAACTGCCGTCTGTCGGGGTGTCGGACAAAGGGGAATATGTGTGCGAGGCAAACAACGGGATAGAGACAATGTCACAACACGCCTTCCTGGTGACCGAGG GCCCGCCCTCGGTGTTACAGCAAGGACCTGTCACTGCCCTGGTCGGTCATAACATCAAGCTCCATTGTGACGTCGAGGGCGATCCCAAGCCTACCACCTCCTGGATAGCGCCG CCTAACGTAAACAACGCTTACGAGGATAAGAACGGGGACCTGATACTCCTGAACGTCCAGACTGGGGACGCCGGGGCCTACATCTGTAAGGCCAGCAACTCGTTCGGAACGGCCAGCTCTGTCGTTACCCTGGTGGTACATG GACCGGGTAAAGCAGAGATTGCGGGCTCCCACCTGGTCCCTATAGAACCAACCTCTACGAATTTCGCCATCGACTGCAAGGCGTCTGGCGAGCCACCACTTAACGTCCAGTGGTACCACGACGGTACCCCCGTGTCACCTGACCCCACCCACGTAGTATTGCCAGACAACACCCTGCTGGTGCTGTCGGTGCAGAGGCCGGCGGACTACGGACGGTACATGTGTGTCGCCACCAATTTGTACGGCTCCGATAACGCGACAGCCTTCG tATACGAGGACAAAGGAACAACAACATGCGATGCTCCATTCACTCCATGCCCCGGCAAACTCTGTGG AGCCAAATGCCCGGCTGGATGTCAGCAAGTAGTGGTGGATGGAACCACCTCATTTCCAGCG TCTGACCCCGTGTGTTTGAGAGGACTTCAGAGCGGGGCGATACGAAACAATGGCGGAGTTGTCACGTGGACAACATCCGGGTCTACCGCCACCATACAGGTGCCTTAA